In Porites lutea chromosome 7, jaPorLute2.1, whole genome shotgun sequence, a single window of DNA contains:
- the LOC140942834 gene encoding uncharacterized protein: MLKRRSQSTDITPLVNSAVEKLQELGHNVKTSKHSVEPVDTSGLDIVIKALKDLETERLKLHELLETETITASVLRYKLQYFPSDIKNEIQAAVYSARQSNEAEIKRLKTQLNTIIKNIKSLEERHQDLAKENAKLEPERNDMQTGHDEIIALLNQKMADKASKQITLNETRDKLRETYKRIIELEDSIVQLKEDLVHEREEARLEKEKLKQSVADTQKKAEEQRKTNIEKRKEIDKLQEELVDSESILDSKRKVIRKFETSRNRLEAQEVQLNRQLLKEIKDNSNLTQEGMKIVKEHNEMTEGLEAKKRALLAQLEMLQTNLKEAEEQEKQLSFEKKSLQKDLETAIELQEQDAGVVRQHERILKRAKESLHRQNEECARIRSENMEMEDEMGQLEEIHKATVDVFTKEIEASKTSLSSERKDRQTLQSKRDNVTKEVNEFKSDYGRYMATMSKKVTEGKAEHARLTEYGTQLQKDLKNDELDIIEKQKQLKKAKQDYTTLQKQLKTQLKILQESIEKLEKERGKKKDIIEDKTPVFKDLEAQFKERTQEFETTKKSIVDLKNKKASLETSVERAQRDVDKLAEPQTRLHLKLRERRVEALDQLKNQSEDIKKIETAIFSSGQRLGAVLKENHRFKQAIRQLETEIETTRKAMIANAGTQGSLEKRLLDYREILQENWKEDLLLDKINAERDQQMLGDIERLQGETSVREERIDEIHQQLEEQLSVLAHFIDGVANLRPKDTGQSSRKPPEDKRKTKSSIPTNRSPPRSPKTPRSPTRRKSTSDVTKD; encoded by the exons GGCATAATGTCAAGACAAGCAAACACAGTGTTGAACCAGTGGATACCTCTGGCTTGGATATTGTCATTAAAGCCCTCAAAGACTTG GAAACGGAGAGACTAAAATTGCATGAGTTGCTGGAGACAGAAACCATTACAGCAAGTGTTCTACGCTACAAGTTACAGTATTTCCCAAGTGATATCAAGAATGAAATACAAG CTGCTGTTTACTCAGCAAGACAATCAAATGAAGCAGAAATCAAGAGATTAAAA ACACAACTGAACACAATCATCAAGAACATTAAGTCCTTGGAGGAAAGGCATCAAGACCTtgcaaaagaaaatgcaaaactGGA gccTGAACGGAATGATATGCAAACAGGGCATGATGAAATCATTGCGCTTCTCAATCAAAAGATGGCTGACAAGGCAAG CAAGCAAATAACTCTTAATGAGACTCGTGACAAACTCAGAGAGACGTACAAACGG ATAATTGAGCTGGAAGATTCTATTGTTCAACTGAAAGAAGATTTGGTTCATGAACGAGAGGAAGCACGCCTGGAGAAAGAGAAGCTGAAACAGTCTGTG gccgATACCCAGAAAAAAGCTGAGGAGCAGAGGAAGACAAATATAGAAAAGAGAAA GGAGATTGATAAATTACAAGAAGAGTTGGTTGACAGTGAATCAATTTTGGACTCAAAGAGAAAG GTTATAAGAAAGTTTGAAACTTCTCGTAATAGACTGGAAGCTCAAGAAGTTCAACTGAACAGACAACTTCTAAAGGAGATCAAAGATAATTCCAATTTAACACAAGAAGG GATGAAAATTGTCAAGGAGCACAATGAAATGACTGAGGGATTGGAAGCCAAAAAGCGGGCGCTGTTGGCACAGCTAGAAATg CTCCAGACAAATCTGAAAGAAGcagaagaacaagaaaaacagctAAGTTTTGAAAAGAAATCCCTGCAAAAAG atCTGGAGACTGCTATTGAACTTCAGGAACAAGATGCTGGGGTTGTTCGACAACATGAAAGAAT ACTTAAGAGAGCAAAGGAATCTTTACATCGTCAGAATGAAGAGTGCGCCCGAATAAGATCTGAAAACATGGAAATGGAAGACGAGATGGGGCAGCTAGAGGAAATCCACAA ggcaaCTGTGGATGTGTTCACTAAAGAAATCGAGGCTTCTAAAACATCTTTGTCGTCTGAAAGAAAGGACAG GCAAACCTTGCAGAGTAAACGTGACAACGTAACAAAGGAAGTAAACGAGTTTAAGAGTGATTATGGACGATATATGGCAACAATGTCGAAGAAAGTAACTGAAGGAAAAGCCGAACATGCGAGACTAACAGAATAT GGAACACAGCTGCAGAAAGACTTAAAAAACGATGAACTGGATATAattgaaaaacagaaacagcTGAAGAAAGCTAAACAGGATTACACAACATTACAGAAACAGCTCAAGACACAGctgaaaattcttcaa GAAAGCAttgaaaaattagaaaaagaaagggGCAAGAAAAAAGATATAATCGAGGACAAAACG CCAGTCTTCAAGGACCTGGAAGCTCAATTCAAAGAACGCACTCAAGAGTTCGAAACAACTAAAAAAAGCATAGTGG ACCTTAAAAACAAGAAGGCAAGTTTGGAAACATCCGTGGAAAGGGCTCAGAGAGATGTGGACAAGTTAGCGGAGCCACAG ACTCGGCTACACCTGAAGTTGCGTGAGAGGCGGGTCGAGGCTTTGGATCAActtaagaaccaatcagaggacataaaaaagattgaaactgcTATTTTTTCTTCTGGTCAGCGGCTAGGAGCTGTTCTCAAAGAGAACCACAG ATTCAAGCAG GCCATTAGACAACTGGAAACAGAAATTGAAACCACAAGGAAGGCGATGATTGCTAACGCTGGAACACAAGGCTCACTAGAGAAACGGCTGTTGGACTACAGGG aaatactGCAGGAGAACTGGAAAGAAGATCTTCTGCTTGATAAG ATCAATGCTGAAAGAGATCAACAGATGCTAGGCGACATTGAAAGACTCCAAGGAGAAACTAGTGTGCGAGAAGAAAG GATTGATGAAATTCATCAGCAACTTGAGGAACAACTTTCAGTGCTGGCTCATTTTATCGATGGTGTAGCCAACTTGAGACCAAAAG ACACTGGCCAATCCAGTCGAAAACCGCCTGAAG ataagagaaaaacaaaatcaagcaTACCGACGAACCGCTCACCTCCACGTTCACCCAAAACTCCAAGGTCACCGACGCGCAGAAAATCCACTAGCGATGTTACAAAGGATTAA
- the LOC140942835 gene encoding QRFP-like peptide receptor: MNSTANGSSGSWSCLNSTASKIGGTVIYCLIFIVSLVANSLIVMIVYKTPNLKKPINYFIANMASSDLLFPIFSMPWNLSHLHTNSFLIGGQLGQALCKLIPFFSNVSFVVSIQNLILIAVDRFGAVVFPLRSPLIRSKLCPFFILATWIVAAAVNSPDLFTYELVEYTEGTWCFIKWEEVFGVSSSYASFALAYYILFMYIPVLLLVILYSIIVIKLKTQVHPGEQSANTQQQRDRRNRNVLQMSIAIVTVFVLCWLPHSINHLIISYQDTFTLSSCSIEISEIYFKVTIYMANAYCAINPVICFMFSSNYRKALKRLIKCSFVQA; this comes from the coding sequence ATGAACTCAACGGCGAACGGATCCAGCGGATCTTGGAGCTGCTTAAATTCCACTGCGTCAAAAATCGGAGGAACCGTTATCTACTGTCTGATCTTCATCGTTTCACTGGTCGCAAATTCTCTCATTGTTATGATCGTTTATAAAACGCCGAACTTAAAAAAACCGATAAATTATTTCATCGCAAACATGGCCTCATCTGATCTGCTGTTTCCAATATTCTCGATGCCTTGGAACCTGTCACACTTGCACACCAACTCGTTTCTTATCGGTGGTCAGCTTGGTCAGGCCTTGTGTAAGCTTATCCCTTTCTTTAGTAACGTTTCCTTTGTCGTTTCGATTCAGAATCTGATTCTGATAGCAGTGGATCGCTTTGGAGCCGTGGTGTTTCCACTCCGTTCCCCACTCATCAGATCCAAGCTGTGTCCTTTCTTCATTCTCGCTACATGGATAGTTGCCGCAGCGGTTAATTCGCCAGACTTGTTCACTTACGAGCTCGTTGAATACACAGAGGGAACCTGGTGTTTTATTAAATGGGAGGAAGTATTCGGAGTGTCCTCATCCTATGCCAGTTTCGCACTAGCTTACTACATTCTGTTTATGTACATCCCTGTGCTGTTGCTAGTCATTCTTTACTCCATCATTGTTATCAAGCTCAAGACACAGGTACACCCAGGTGAACAGTCCGCCAACACTCAGCAACAGCGGGACAGAAGAAACCGAAATGTGCTTCAAATGTCCATTGCTATCGTAACAGTGTTTGTGCTTTGCTGGTTACCACACTCTATCAACCATTTAATCATATCGTATCAGGACACTTTCACGCTTTCCTCGTGTAGTATCGAGATATCTGAGATATACTTTAAAGTCACCATTTATATGGCTAACGCGTACTGTGCTATCAACCCGGTTATCTGTTTCATGTTTAGCAGCAATTACCGAAAAGCTCTTAAAAGActcataaaatgttcttttgtacaGGCGTAG